The Lolium rigidum isolate FL_2022 chromosome 2, APGP_CSIRO_Lrig_0.1, whole genome shotgun sequence genomic interval TGATGATGTTGATTACACctccatgagtgagtagtttgcCTTGTTCTTGGGGAGATTGGGAAACCCTAGCAGCACTATGCTGTGAAATAAAgatgattcattaattaatttagGATTGTATGTATTAGTTATCTCTCTTGATCTTGTGTGAAGTCGACCACACAAGATTTTCCTTGGGACGAGAGAGGGAACTACTCTTGGGTAGAGGGTGTTGTTGAAGGTGCTACGTGACATGTCACATCATATCTTCATTTTACCTATCCAAGCGAGGTATGATGAGACTCACTGATCCTATCCATAACCACGGGGAAACCCTTAATTATAGTCAGATTGAAGTGGCTGACTATCAATAGCTATGGTGGTTATGAGGGATGACAATTGATGGCTGATCCGTTGTCATCAAATTATGGAGCTCCGCCCCATGCATACACATGAAGGAAGGGATATATTATCCTAATTATGATTAATACCTTGCTAGCGGTGTAGCTACATATTCATGAGAAATCTTTAGCCTATTGCAGGTTCATCTAAAAACCTACATAACCCATCCCCTAGCTTGGAATCTCTCTAGTTATCTAGCATTTAGTTTACTCAAACACAAACACTCTCAAACATTCATAAAAACAATCTTACTTGAATTAGTAGACTTCACATAAGTATACTCTAATAATGGTAATTAGGAGCATTAGGACCTTTTGAAATCTAGCTCTCCGTGGTTTCGATACTCTTAATTTGAAACTAGATATAAACGAATTGTGCACTTGCAGTAGTTAGGAAGAAATATCTTTGATGGGGTGGTGACCCTGCATGAAATGGTTCATGAGCTTCATGAGAAAAAAGTTGTCTGGAGTGATATTAAAGATTGaatttgaaaaggcttatgataaagttaaCTGGTATTTCCTTCAACAAACTCTTAGAATGAAAGGATTTTCTGATGAGCGACGTCCTCTAATCAATATATTTTTTCCAGATAAAGTATTGCTATCTAAGTCAATGATGATGTAGGTAGATAGTTccatacaaaaaaaaaaggattaaTTGAAGGTGATCTCCATTATCATAAATGatatttaatatagtggctgaTATGTTAGCTATAATCATACAACGTGCAAAAAGCAATGGTTAAATTGAGGGTGTACCTGGTTGATGGTGGACTATCTATTCTTCAGTATGCTGAAAAAGCAAGAAATCCGAAACTAATATTATCAGCTTTCGAGCACCTCTCTGGTCATAAAGTTAATTTCCACAAAGGTGTATTGTTTTGCTTCGGTGAATCCTAGGACGAGGCTAACCTTTATGCTGAGTTATTTGGATGTTTGGATGTGGGAAAGGCCAATTCCCAATTAGTCGTTTAGGAATTCTGATTCATTATCGGAGGatcgggatcgccggatgaaaacATCGAGGAGAGGCTACAAAATCGTTTATGTACCTAGAAAGGAAAGTTATTGCCCCTTGGTGAAAGACCatttctcattaattcagtactaagtATAATACTGTATAAGATTTTCTTCTTTCAGTTACCCAAAAGGGTCTTGCAGCGATTAGATTACTTCTGatgaagattcttttggcaaggtgatAACGAGATAAAGAAATATCGCCAGGCTAGATGGAATGTAATGTGCAGACCTAAAGATCAAGGACTTGGGATTCATAGCTCAAGATCAAGAGTAGAGCCCTCCTGGGTAAATAGCTTTTCAAGCTTCAAACCAAAGATGGGGCACGCCAATTTATTCTAAGGAGACGTACACAGGCCCATGTGCACCATCACATGTTTATTGGAAACCAAGCGGCTCACAGTTTTGGACTGGCCTAATGGCGATAAAGAGATTCTTCTTTTCGCATGATTTGTCCTATATTAAGGATGATTCGAAAATAAGATTTTGGGAGGACAAATGGGTAGGTAATGCCACGCTCTGAGAATAATATCTAGTCGTGTCATCCATCCTTTCCTATATATAAGCTAcatggttttttgtgaaaaattcagAATACAAGGTGCACTTGCCACACCACTTTCATAGACAATATTTTTAGGAATTTGATTATGTTTCCTTATCTTATGAAAAATCCTTTATTAGGCCATGCCAATTGCCTAGGGTAAATCCTGCCCAAATATGGTGTAATTTTTCCTTAATATGTGTTCTTTattttccgtgccaaaaactatatgaaTTATATCTAGGAACATGAGGGAGTACAATATTGTGCGCCACAAAAGTGATGCACTTGCCAAGGTGTTGGAAACTTCCTCTGAATCTGACGTTCAAAACATATCTTAATGGTCCTAGACTAGCATCTTAGAATGAGTTGCTACAACATTTAACTTTGGTCCATTTAACACAAAAGCATGACGAGTTTGAATGGAATCTGCAAGAGAGTAGTAAATTCTTCCTAGATTCTATGTACAACGCCCTATCGAGCCAGATGTACCATGGATAAAAAAAATGAAAGGTAAAGATTCTATTAAAAAAATAAAGTTTTTGCGTGGTATCTTCGCAGCGGTGTAATTCTAACTAAAGACAATCTTGCAAAACGCGATTGACATAGAGGTAAAAAAACGTGTCTTCTATCCTCGGGATGAGTCTATCAAACAATTATGCTTCTAGTGCAAATTTGGtatatctatatggtcagtcatctacATAGGTTTTACCTACCCACCATCTAAATAGGTTTTACCTACCTGCAATGTtgcaaatatatttggcaattAGTTAAATGGTGTGGATTATAGATTTAAACTACTCATTAGGGTGAGAGTGATTGCCGTTATTTGATTGGTATGACTATGCAGAAATGATAATGCTTTTACTGATAAAAACTATCTCTTATACAGATTATGTACCGGTACACAACTACATTTCGCTTATTATCGTCTACATAGCGATCAGTTGAAGGACACGACAATGGATACTTTTATCTAACATGATTGGTCCTCTGTTGTCTTACGTGTCTTTGTTATTTCTACCTGAATAATTGTATTGCGTCTTTTCATTTTACTTTTCATTTTAGTTTGGAGTTTAAACCTTTTAACTAAATGAAAAAGTTAATGCTCTAAATCATAAAAGATCGGCTAGACATGCTCTCAGTGTTAACAGAGATGCTGGTCACAGTATAAGCGGCAACGAGCGGGTCGATAGGCTTGAGCAGCCCAAGAATCCAAATGATACCATTGTCAACTGCAAGTCCCAACAAGAGAATCTCGCAAAGTCGATAAAGGCAAGGGACAAAAGAACGGCAGCtgagggcgacgacgacgacacaCGGAAAAACGCGAAACCAAAGTGCAGGGGAACATGGCTTGGGCGGGCAGCAAAAGTACAGACATCCCATTCAGAGAATCGCGTTAACAAATCCCTAATGCCGGTGCTTCACTGTCGATTACCAAACGAGTTTATCCTTTTCTCCATCCTTTCGAGATCGCCCTGACCAAGAAAGATCTTGCACATGCAGAGTGCCATGTTTTCAAAAGAACATATGGCTGTAGCATACTACTAGCACACATGCTTGGGCTTGGACTTGTGGTGTTGTCTGTACAGAGTAGGATAGATTTCTTGCCCATGTCCACTGAATCCAGAGGCAGTGCAGCAAACACTTTGTCTGATCAACTGAATTCTGAATCAGGACAGGATCAAAACACAGTTGATATGGCAGCAGCTGCAAAATAACGTGGAGCTACGACGGGATGGCATCCATGTCGCAGCCATTTCAAAATTAGCGCGGGATGGCATCCCAGAGCATCAAATATTCTGGGCAGAGACAGAGGATATCGTCATACATCCATCCAGACCTGAAAATGCCATGCCTCGAAGCAGATACTCCAATATTcgcaaaacaaaagcatatactaCAATAATAAGCTGCAGACATCGTAACTGGGAACGCCCCTACACCCAGCTGAATCCCGCATCTTGCAAAGGGGCTCTTTTCTGAAAAGATCGTCTGGACCAAAATCGATATCTATTTGGCTCATGTGGTCACCGTGGCCCGGCCTAAAAGCTGGGTCGCTTTTAACCGTCTGGTATGTATTGTGCTGTCCTGAGATTGACAGCGTGTCGTTGACGTGTAAAATTGTAAAACGAGAGCAAGGTACTTGTCTTTCCTTGCCTGCACTGATGTCTGCCTTACTGGCACAGCTACAGCAGGTCACGCTTGCTGCAAGTCCCGTCCAATAGATGAGGCTGCAGGGAGTAGGCAGTTCATATTTACaagtggagttttttttttttgtctcccaGGCATCACTCATCCTGTtgatttgaaaacttcgaaaaacatATTTATAAGTCATCACTGATCCTgttaatttaataaaaaaaatggaaattatatttataagtttttttttgaaattttgcgGATGTAGTCAACGATGTATTTCACAAATGTGCAAAATATAAATTTCAAATACTTTCCATTCCGagttacacaaaaatgataaatgtgtGGATCTCAGTACCCATATTctcaaatgttcaaattttatcagatttttcatttttgtgtagcccacaaTACAAAGAATTTAGCTTTGCGATTTTACACCTGATAGGTTACATCATTGGCTAGGTCAATTTTCAGCTAAAAATCTGCGCGTTTGTAGGAACATGTCTACATGTAGATTTATTTACATAtattttaaaactttaaaatgACATTTTTGATTAAAAAAACAAGTTACATATAGCTCGGGCTACATTTATGATTTTCTAGGATGACTCTAATACTGGATTTGCTTCATATAAATACTGGAATTAACATTGCATCCAAACGTAATAATACTAATGGACAACAACGAGATGATAGGTAAATACCATACTCCCTCTGTTATAAACTTAGTGTCACACCTTTGATCTGATTTGAACTAGATGTACATGTATGTAGAAGCGTTTTAGTGTATACTTATATAACCTCTGACACTTAATTAGAAGGGAGGGAGTATGATTTTGGATGGAAATCCTAGGATATCTTGCTCGAGTGTAGTGCTGCTTTTAACAGTAGGTCTTGTATTGTCATGAGATTGAGAGCGTTGCGTTGACATGTAAAATTGAAAATGAGTACATAGTACTTTTTCTATTAGTGCACTGCTCTTCCACTGGCACAGCActatcagagcatctccagtcgcgtcccccaaagcgtcccccaaagagatttgagggacgccggccaaaaaaacgtcccaatcgcgtgccccaaaggccgcttcggtccggacgtgctccaaatgttgtccggcgtccctagcccatccctgtgtatagagtctctaccggggacgccggacacgacttttacacttactttttgtttggaggtcgcatttgggggacgtggctagaaaAGGGACCTTCTCCAAACGAAAATTTTGTCCGGACATCCCCCAACCGACTAATCCGGCGCTTTGCCCGGatatcgtttgggggacgcgactggagatgctctcaggccACATCTGCTACACGTCTCGTCCAATAGATGATGCTGCAGGGAGTACGCAGTCCATCTTTGTACCGTGGCACATAAATAAAAGTACAAAGTTCCAACCACGGAAATACAAAGGATCACAACCTGGTACTAGTGCAATCTGCAATGTAGGGCAGGATGGCACTGATACATGTGCGATTGATTCATGGATACATGTGAATTTTTCACCACCTTGATTTGCTTCATGTAAACTCCGAACTTAAAATTACATATACAGATTATCAGCAACCATAATCAGGAACAGCACGAAGAAGGGTTTTTTGTCAGGTAAACACGCACGGGTCTGTCACGGTGACGCCGGCCAGTCGAACCCAGCGTAGCTCTCGCTGAACCCGCCGCCGTAGAACCTCACCTCCAGATTCTCGATCCCCTGCCCGTCATCCCACacggcctcgtcgtcgtcgtcgtcatcgctgccgacgacggcgtagtactcgtcgtcgtccaTGAGCTCCCACGAGTAcacgtcatcatcgtcctcgtcgtcggagCACTCCTCCCAGTAGCTATTCTCGAAGCAGTCGTCCACCCCGGGCCCGAGGAAGCTGAGCCCGGGGTGCCGCTCCTGCAGGAACCTCTCGTCGACGGCCCAGCAGCCGCGGAGGTCGACGAACTCCAGCTCCCGGCACCGGGCGAGCACCTCCAGGATGGCCTCCGTGGTGACGAGCATGTACCCGACCTCGAGGTGGCGGAGCCGCGGCATGGTGCGCGCGATGGCGCGGGCCTCGTCGTGCTGGTGGCACGCGTTGCGGCCGGCGACGTCGATCGGGTGCATCACGCGCCGGAGCCCGACGAGGCTCCGGCAGTGGCTGCCGAACGCCTCCAGCGCGCGCGCGCCGATCTTGGTGCAGCTGCTGATGTCCAGGAACGTCAGGTTGGGCAGCCTCGGCGCCACGGTCTCCACGACGGCGTCGCTGATCTCGCTCCGTGGGATCTCCAGCGTCCTCAGAGCCCGCGCGCTGGCGAATCGAAAGAACAATTCGTAAATTCCAACCTGATCATCACATAATTAACAGACAAATCGATCAAGAAAATGCTTACTGGTCGCCGACGAAGGAGAAGAGTGGGTCGCTGGGCAGGCCGGAGACGCTGAGGCGGCGGCAGGAGCCGGAGCTGCGGCGGAGGAGCATCTCCACCATGCGGACGAGCTGCTCCGGCTGGCTCTGCCGCTGCTGGCTCCAGTCCTCGATGTCGATCTGCTGCCAGCAGTACGGGCCGGACACCACACGCCCCCACGACTTGCACACTCGCGGCACCACCGTCAGCACCTCCTGCAGCGGCAGGTTGCGGAACACGAGCCCCAGCGCGTCCGGCAGCAGCTCCTCCCAGCACCGGTACTCGCTGCCGCCGCACTCTCCCATGGCCCAACCTGCCGCCAGAGAACAATACCTTGAGTACCTCCAAATACCAAGATCAATTGCAGCAATTCGAACTGAAAAATGGAAGGGGATCATACAAATTCACAAACTAAAAGTTATCTGTTCTTAGCAGAACTGGGGCAAGGAGTTAGACCACAATCCCATACAACAGAAGCAAAAGCTCATAAGAAAATCGAAGGAGCAAGCATACAACTTTTACATCCCAAGAACCATGAAAGAACACAGAGAGGCTGAATTTCTTGCTCCAAACCAAGAACCAAAAGCTTCCGTTTCTACTTCACTGAAGTGGGGGTTCTTACCTTGTAGATCACTCAAGAGTGAGAGGAGCAGCTAAAAGCGGCAGCCTCTTCAGAGCAGATGACCAGTGTGACACTGTGAGCAAACCCAAATGCGGAAGCCTATCCAAGAACCAAGCCAGGAGAGTAAGATATAAGCTGCGTCCCAAAAGTTGGCGATAGAGAGGGCTTAATTAAGCACTGACTGGTAGCTAGGGACTCCAATCAGGGAGTACCAGGAAGAGCAAGGCACAGATCTAAAAAGAAGGTCGCTTGCAGGGCTGTATAAGAGGTTAGAGACAgtctctgtgtgtgtgtgtgtgtatgacAATTTGGCGCCTATCTATGTACCACAATTCCGCAGTCCACACGCAATCTGGATATTATGTGGGAAAGAACACTGAAAGCCTCCACCTTTTCAAAATTGCTCAAACTGAAAATAGATAAGGACATGGAGGATATGTGTTATTTTCCTAGATGAATTTGCAAGAAACAGTTGTGGGAGAGAGATTGTGCTGTATGGCCTGCAAATTTACCAAATTGGTAGATGGTGGAGAAGATGGCCCGAGTTCCAATTTGGATCTTCACGAGGGAACAACTGGTGAAGCGGAGAGAGAGAGTCTGAGAGGTGATACTGCAGGAAGGGAGGAGCTGCTGACGCTACTCCGCAATTGACTGATGAAGACAGTTAGGGATTATTATCATTTTCTCTACTCCCGTGGCTCTAGGATAAACAAAGTCACCGTCGGCGGATCGCTGTTGACGGCTATACGTCGTACTGCTGGAAATTGATTCTTTTGATTAAATATTTGATTGCAAGTAAAAATTATCCCTGATGAGCTGAAAGCACAACAAGCTTTGCTAATCATCAGAACAGCAGTCCTGATTCCGCTGCGGTCTGGGAATTTAATATGTATTCATATGTTCATGGGAAATTTTACAAAATCTGATTAAATTGCACAAGGAGGACCGCCCCGTGACCAAATGTACTAGTGAAATATCAAGATCCAAATAGGGTTGCTACAAAAATAGCCGCTAATGTGAGCAGaagtcatggatggttgatgaaaAACACCTCTATTGTTGTTTCTCTCCTTGTGGCAGTCCAGTCGCGACAACCTGTTGTGTCGGCTGCCTCTAAGAACAAGTATATAGATAAGATCTTGAATTCAGTTGTGCATATCACTCTAGAGCTACATGAGTTGTCTCGAGATTCATCTGCGGTGCCCGAGCTTACGGAGTTGGGAGGTAATGTGGTTATGCCTTGTTCCATCGAGAAAGTGAGGTCCGACTCGCACGAGATCTTGGTTGCTGCCGAGTCAGGCACTTGGCTTTGTATGTCGATGTTGTAGTCTTTCTCTTCGCCTGAGTTCAACATGCATGTGGT includes:
- the LOC124688337 gene encoding F-box protein FBW2-like gives rise to the protein MGECGGSEYRCWEELLPDALGLVFRNLPLQEVLTVVPRVCKSWGRVVSGPYCWQQIDIEDWSQQRQSQPEQLVRMVEMLLRRSSGSCRRLSVSGLPSDPLFSFVGDHARALRTLEIPRSEISDAVVETVAPRLPNLTFLDISSCTKIGARALEAFGSHCRSLVGLRRVMHPIDVAGRNACHQHDEARAIARTMPRLRHLEVGYMLVTTEAILEVLARCRELEFVDLRGCWAVDERFLQERHPGLSFLGPGVDDCFENSYWEECSDDEDDDDVYSWELMDDDEYYAVVGSDDDDDDEAVWDDGQGIENLEVRFYGGGFSESYAGFDWPASP